ATATCCGTTAGAAGGCTACTTATACCCAGCGACATATTCTTTCTATAAAAAAGATACAACATTGGAAGAAATTGTGACGTCAATGCTTGAAAAAACGAATGCATTAATTGTTCAAAATGAGGCGAAAATGAAAGAAAAGCAGCTGGACGTTCACCAGCTTTTAACATTATCTTCTTTAATTGAGGAAGAGGCGACAGGGTTTACAGATCGTCAAAAGATCTCTAGCGTCTTTTATAATCGTTTAGCAAAAGGGATGCCGTTACAAACAGATCCGACAGTATTATATGCGCTTGGAAAGCATAAAGAACGTGTATTATATGAGGATTTAAAAGTAAATTCACCGTATAATACGTATGTTATAAAAGGATTACCTGTTGGACCAATTGCGAATTCTGGCAAGCATTCAGTACAAGCAGCGTTAGAACCTGCACAAACAGATTATTACTATTTCTTAGCAGCACCAAGTGGTGAAGTGTATTATGCAAAAACGTTAGAAGAACATAATGCATTAAAACAAAAATATATTACACAAAAGAAATGAAAATAGGAGGGAGAGCGAAAAGGGTCGCATATCCCTCTTTTTTATGATAAAATATATCGGGTTAAAAACTGGCAGAAGAATCGTTTTTAATATCAAAACGGGACGTACAAGCTAAGGGTGAAGCTGGCTTGTATTTTTATTGCATTCTATGTGTGAAAAGATAGAAACTGACACGTCATAGAGGCACTTCTCCATGTAAATAAGGAGGACCATTTATGGAGGATGCAGTTAACGAGTACCTATTATCATTTATTGATCCAAAAGATAAACTTATTCTTGAAATGGAACAGTACGCAGGTGAACATCATGTGCCAATTATGGATCGTCTTGGAATGGAGTTTATGTTGCAATTTTTACGTTTAATTGGGCCAAAAAGCATCTTAGAGCTCGGAACAGCAATTGGTTACTCCAGTATTCGTATGATGCAAGCTATCCCTAATTCTCGCATTGTGACAGTAGAACGAAATAGCGATCGATATGAAAAAGCACTTGAATATATAGAGCGTTCTTCTGTAAAAGAGCGTATTTCCGTTATTTATGGTGATGCATTAGAAACAGGTGAACAAGTGAATGAACATGGAACATTTGATGTTATTTTTATTGATGCCGCAAAAGGACAATATCGTCGCTTTTTTGACTTATATGAACCGTTATTAAATCCGGGGGGTGTCATTATTTCAGATAATGTTATGTACCATGGACTTGTAACGACAAAAGAAAAAATTGAAAATAGACGTACGCGTGGTTTGATTCGTCGTATTAAGACGTACAATGAATGGCTAATGAACCATGAAGGATATGATACAACTATTTTTCCGATTGGTGATGGAGTAGCCGTGAGTAAAAAGAGAGGGTGACAACAGTATGAAAAAACCTGAATTGTTAGTAACGCCAAGAGCGGTGGCGGACATTGAACCTCTTGCAAAAGCAGGGGCAAGTGCAGTAATGATCGGTGAGCAAAAGTTTGGCTTACGTTTAGCAGGGGAGTTCGCGCGTGATGATGTGAAACAAGCTGTAAACATTGCACATGAAAATGGTATGAAAGTATACGTAGCGATGAACGCTATGTTCCATAACGACAAAGTAGAAGAATTAAAAGGCTACGTTGCATTCCTGCAAGAAGTACAGGTAGATGCAATCGTCTTTGGAGATCCTGCAGTATTAATGACTGTGCGTGAAGTAGCACCAAACATGCAAATGCATTGGAATACAGAAACGACAGCAACGAACTGGTTCACATGTAACTATTGGGGCCGTAAAGGTGCAAAACGTGCTGTGCTTGCACGTGAATTGAGCTTAGATGAAATTGTTGAATTAAAAGAAAACGCTGAAGTTGAAGTAGAAGTACAAATTCACGGTATGACATGCATGTTCCAATCAAAGCGTTCATTAGTTGGAAACTATTTTGAATATCAAGATCGTAATCTGGAGATTGAAAAGAAAAAGTATGAAGAAAATATGTTTTTACATGATCCAGAGCGTAATAACAAGTATCCGATTTATGAGGACGAAAATGGTACTCATATTATGAGTCCGAATGATATTTGTTTCATTGATGAGTTAGATGAACTTATCGATGCTGAAATCGATAGCTTGAAAATTGATGGTGTGTTAAAAAGCTCTGAATACATTATCCAAGTGACAAAGAAATATCGTAAAGCTATTGATTTATGTGTAGAAGATCGCGATGCGTATTATGACATGAAAGACGATTTATATAAAGAGATAGAAGAAATTCAACCAGTAAATCGTCCGTTAGATACAGGATTCTTCTTTAAAGAAACGGTTTACTAAACGAGGAGGGTGTAGGATATGACTGTACAAGAAATTTCACGAGTAATCGATGGAAAACGCGTTATTGTGAAAAAACCTGAATTGTTAATCCCTGCAGGTAATTTAGAGAAATTAAAAGTAGCTATTCATTACGGTGCAGATGCTGTATATTTAGGTGGACAGGAATTTGGTCTGCGTTCAAATGCAGGGAACTTTACGCTAGAAGAAATGGCAGAAGGCGTAGAATTTGCAAAGAAATATGGCGCAAAAATATATGTAACAACAAATATCTTTGCACATAATGAAAATATGGATGGATTAGAAGATTATTTAAGAGGGATTGAAAAAGCTGGTGTAACAGGTATTATTGTTGCAGACCCGCTTATTATCGAGACGTGTAAACGTGTAGCTCCTTCTGTTGAAGTACATTTAAGTACACAACAGTCTCTATCCAACTGGAAAGCAGCGCAGTATTGGAAAGAAGAAGGCTTGCATCGTCTTGTATTAGCTCGTGAAGTCGGCTATGAAGAAATGAAGGAAATTAAAGAAAACGTTGATATTGAAATTGAAGCGTTCGTCCATGGGGCAATGTGCATTGCATACTCTGGAAGATGTACATTAAGTAACCATATGACAGCACGTGACTCAAACCGTGGCGGTTGTTGTCAATCATGTCGTTGGGATTATGACCTAGTTCAAGCAGTATCACAACATAAAGAAGCAGAAGAGCTTCCTTTATTCCAAGAAGGCGATGCACACTTTGCAATGAGTCCAAAAGACTTAAACTTGATCCTTTCAATTCCGAAAATGATTGAAATTGGAATTGACAGCTTGAAGATTGAAGGACGCATGAAATCTATTCACTACGTAGCAACAGTAGCAACTGTGTATCGCAAAGTAATTGATGCATATTGCGCGGATCCTGATAACTTTGAGTTTAAACAAGAATGGTTAGATGAGCTCGATAAATGTGCAAATCGTGATACAGCGCCTGCATTCTTTGAAGGAGTTCCAGGATACCAAGAACAAATGTATGGAAATCATAGTAAGAAAACAACGTATGATTTTGCTGGTTTAGTGTTAGATTATAATGAAGAAACAGGCATTGTCACAATCGAACAACGTAACTACTTCAAACCAGGGCATGAGGTTGAGTTCTTTGGGCCAGAAATAGAAAACTTTACA
This sequence is a window from Bacillus pseudomycoides DSM 12442. Protein-coding genes within it:
- a CDS encoding peptidase U32 family protein: MTVQEISRVIDGKRVIVKKPELLIPAGNLEKLKVAIHYGADAVYLGGQEFGLRSNAGNFTLEEMAEGVEFAKKYGAKIYVTTNIFAHNENMDGLEDYLRGIEKAGVTGIIVADPLIIETCKRVAPSVEVHLSTQQSLSNWKAAQYWKEEGLHRLVLAREVGYEEMKEIKENVDIEIEAFVHGAMCIAYSGRCTLSNHMTARDSNRGGCCQSCRWDYDLVQAVSQHKEAEELPLFQEGDAHFAMSPKDLNLILSIPKMIEIGIDSLKIEGRMKSIHYVATVATVYRKVIDAYCADPDNFEFKQEWLDELDKCANRDTAPAFFEGVPGYQEQMYGNHSKKTTYDFAGLVLDYNEETGIVTIEQRNYFKPGHEVEFFGPEIENFTQTVEKIWDEDGNELDAARHPLQIVKFKVDQPVYVNNMMRKSIHQ
- a CDS encoding peptidase U32 family protein; this encodes MKKPELLVTPRAVADIEPLAKAGASAVMIGEQKFGLRLAGEFARDDVKQAVNIAHENGMKVYVAMNAMFHNDKVEELKGYVAFLQEVQVDAIVFGDPAVLMTVREVAPNMQMHWNTETTATNWFTCNYWGRKGAKRAVLARELSLDEIVELKENAEVEVEVQIHGMTCMFQSKRSLVGNYFEYQDRNLEIEKKKYEENMFLHDPERNNKYPIYEDENGTHIMSPNDICFIDELDELIDAEIDSLKIDGVLKSSEYIIQVTKKYRKAIDLCVEDRDAYYDMKDDLYKEIEEIQPVNRPLDTGFFFKETVY
- the mltG gene encoding endolytic transglycosylase MltG → MIENQVKKKRRHTLLIVVIALLVVCVSVYAYISSALKPVDSGNKKEIEVEIPKGSSTSKIGEILEEKGAIKNGTVFSFYAKAKSKNLQAGTYLLNSSMNVDDVMEQMSSGNVHRPVAYKLTIKEGAQVVEIADIIAKELKWNKDDVVRQLNDKAFIQKMQQKYPILLTNKIFDANIKYPLEGYLYPATYSFYKKDTTLEEIVTSMLEKTNALIVQNEAKMKEKQLDVHQLLTLSSLIEEEATGFTDRQKISSVFYNRLAKGMPLQTDPTVLYALGKHKERVLYEDLKVNSPYNTYVIKGLPVGPIANSGKHSVQAALEPAQTDYYYFLAAPSGEVYYAKTLEEHNALKQKYITQKK
- a CDS encoding O-methyltransferase, which gives rise to MEDAVNEYLLSFIDPKDKLILEMEQYAGEHHVPIMDRLGMEFMLQFLRLIGPKSILELGTAIGYSSIRMMQAIPNSRIVTVERNSDRYEKALEYIERSSVKERISVIYGDALETGEQVNEHGTFDVIFIDAAKGQYRRFFDLYEPLLNPGGVIISDNVMYHGLVTTKEKIENRRTRGLIRRIKTYNEWLMNHEGYDTTIFPIGDGVAVSKKRG